Proteins encoded together in one Musa acuminata AAA Group cultivar baxijiao chromosome BXJ3-6, Cavendish_Baxijiao_AAA, whole genome shotgun sequence window:
- the LOC103986670 gene encoding pentatricopeptide repeat-containing protein At1g15510, chloroplastic: MAISANRPRNSLLFSDHYHFLRLLSNPTRPNYLNLHSGRLPNPHPLSSHDSQHLFALSPAPAPASADPDAGIRRLCIRGDLEGALELLDSAEGGRLDDDAYVALLRLCEWKRAVDEGFRVYSHISSSSSITCLSTLLGNALLSMFVRFGDLLSAWSVFGKMVERDVFSWNVMIGGYAKSGFLDEALDLYHRMLWSGARPDLYTFPCVLRSCGGVTDLIRGREVHAHVVRFGFSSEVDVLNALITMYAKCGYCATARNVFDGMPRRDCISWNAMIAGYFENENCAEGLELFLTMRNLSLEPDVMTMTSVISASGLLPDSEFGKGIHGYAIRMNFLTDVSVHNSLIQMYTTLGDLEEAEKIFLRQESKDVVSWTAMISGYEKNGSPDKALEVFEQMGANNVVPDEVTIASVLSSCASLGRLDSGTKVHELARNIGITPCTMVGNALLDMYSKSRCIDKALEVFRQMPEKDVVTWSSVISGLRINRRSFEALSYLRQMHVDVKPNSITFIAALSACAAVGALMCGKEIHAQALRSGLGYEGCLPNALLDLYVKCGRMEYAWTQFNILKEKDIVSWNIMLTGYAGKGRGDLAVSLFNQMIEASVHPDEVTMVGLLCACSRSGMVSQGWDYFDSMKRKYSITPNLKHYACMVDLLGRAGYLGQAHQFINDMPIEPDAAIWGALLNGCRIHHQVELGEYAAKHVFELDDRSVGYYVLLCNLYADSGRWDQLARARKVMRERGLEMDPGCSWVEVKGVVHAFLSSDESHPQIKEIYAVLKGLYDRIKAAGFTLPEDQSIAQMEASKSDIFCGHSERLAVAFGLINTTPGMPIWVTKNLYMCQNCHSILKLISKIVRREITVRDTEQFHHFKDGSCSCRDEGYWGGSMR; the protein is encoded by the coding sequence ATGGCGATTTCTGCTAACAGGCCACGCAATTCGCTCCTCTTCTCCGACCACTACCACTTCCTCCGCCTCCTCTCCAACCCGACGCGGCCAAATTACCTCAACCTCCACTCCGGCCGCCTCCCGAACCCGCACCCACTCTCCTCCCACGATTCCCAACACCTCTTCGCCCTCAGCCCTGCCCCGGCCCCCGCATCTGCCGACCCCGACGCCGGAATCCGCCGCCTCTGCATCCGTGGCGACTTGGAAGGCGCCCTCGAGCTTTTGGACTCGGCGGAGGGCGGCCGCCTGGACGACGACGCCTACGTCGCTCTCCTCCGCCTCTGCGAATGGAAGCGCGCGGTGGACGAAGGCTTCCGCGTCTACTCCcacatctcctcctcttcctccatcacctGCCTGAGCACCCTTCTCGGGAACGCCCTCTTGAGCATGTTCGTGAGGTTCGGCGACCTCCTGTCGGCGTGGTCGGTGTTCGGGAAGATGGTCGAGAGGGACGTCTTCTCCTGGAATGTGATGATTGGGGGCTACGCCAAGTCCGGGTTCTTGGATGAGGCTTTGGATTTGTATCACCGGATGCTTTGGTCTGGTGCCCGACCGGATTTGTATACTTTCCCTTGCGTTCTGAGGTCTTGCGGCGGTGTCACGGACTTGATTAGGGGGAGGGAGGTCCATGCACATGTGGTCAGGTTCGGATTCAGCTCAGAGGTTGATGTTCTGAATGCTCTCATTACCATGTACGCGAAATGTGGCTACTGTGCTACTGCCAGAAACGTGTTTGATGGTATGCCGAGGAGAGACTGTATCTCTTGGAATGCAATGATTGCAGGCTACTTTGAGAATGAGAATTGTGCCGAAGGGCTGGAGCTGTTTTTGACGATGAGGAATCTCTCTTTGGAGCCAGATGTTATGACAATGACTAGCGTGATTTCTGCTTCTGGTCTGTTGCCTGACAGCGAGTTTGGGAAGGGGATTCATGGTTATGCTATAAGAATGAATTTTCTAACTGATGTTTCGGTGCATAATTCGTTGATTCAGATGTACACCACTCTCGGGGACTTGGAGGAAGCTGAAAAAATTTTCTTGCGCCAGGAGTCTAAGGACGTCGTATCCTGGACTGCTATGATATCAGGTTACGAGAAAAATGGCTCACCTGATAAGGCCTTGGAAGTGTTTGAACAAATGGGAGCGAACAATGTAGTCCCAGATGAGGTCACAATTGCTAGTGTTCTTTCATCATGTGCTTCTTTGGGACGTTTGGATAGTGGTACTAAGGTACATGAGCTAGCGAGGAACATTGGGATCACGCCTTGCACCATGGTTGGAAATGCACTTCTTGATATGTATTCCAAGTCTAGATGCATCGATAAGGCCTTAGAGGTTTTTAGGCAGATGCCGGAGAAGGATGTGGTCACTTGGAGTTCGGTGATATCGGGCTTGAGGATCAACAGGAGGAGCTTCGAGGCTTTGAGTTACTTGCGCCAAATGCATGTCGATGTGAAGCCAAACTCCATAACCTTCATTGCTGCCCTCTCTGCTTGTGCTGCTGTTGGAGCATTGATGTGCGGAAAAGAGATCCATGCCCAAGCTCTAAGAAGCGGATTAGGATATGAGGGGTGTCTGCCAAATGCTCTTCTAGATCTGTATGTCAAGTGTGGAAGGATGGAATATGCTTGGACACAGTTTAACATACTCAAAGAGAAGGATATAGTGTCATGGAACATCATGCTGACAGGTTATGCAGGGAAGGGACGTGGAGATCTTGCTGTTTCACTGTTCAACCAAATGATAGAAGCTAGTGTGCATCCTGATGAGGTTACGATGGTGGGTCTCTTGTGTGCTTGTAGTAGGTCAGGAATGGTATCTCAAGGTTGGGACTATTTTGATAGCATGAAGAGGAAGTACTCGATAACGCCAAACCTAAAACACTATGCTTGCATGGTGGACCTTTTGGGTCGTGCCGGGTACCTGGGGCAAGCGCACCAGTTCATAAATGATATGCCTATCGAGCCAGATGCTGCCATTTGGGGAGCCTTGCTGAATGGATGCCGAATTCACCACCAGGTTGAGCTTGGCGAATATGCTGCCAAACATGTTTTCGAATTGGATGACAGAAGTGTAGGGTATTATGTGCTTTTATGTAACTTATATGCTGATAGCGGAAGATGGGATCAACTGGCAAGAGCAAGGAAGGTTATGAGGGAGAGGGGGCTAGAGATGGATCCTGGATGCAGTTGGGTGGAGGTAAAGGGGGTTGTTCATGCATTTCTCAGTTCTGATGAGTCGCACCCGCAGATAAAGGAGATCTATGCAGTGTTAAAGGGGTTGTATGATAGGATAAAGGCGGCAGGTTTCACTCTGCCTGAGGATCAATCCATAGCTCAGATGGAAGCATCAAAGTCTGATATCTTCTGTGGCCACAGTGAAAGATTAGCTGTTGCTTTCGGGCTCATCAATACCACGCCCGGCATGCCTATTTGGGTCACCAAGAACTTGTATATGTGTCAGAATTGCCATAGCATTCTTAAATTGATCTCTAAAATTGTTCGCCGTGAGATTACAGTTAGGGACACCGAACAATTTCACCATTTCAAAGATGGAAGCTGCTCTTGCAGAGACGAAGGTTACTGGGGTGGAAGCATGAGGTGA